In the Chlorobium limicola DSM 245 genome, one interval contains:
- the rpsH gene encoding 30S ribosomal protein S8, whose product MPVTDSIADYITRIRNAGRAKNKTTDIPYSKLRENISELLVAKGYIKSFTVITTEQFPFIRIDLKYSALGEPAIREITRVSKPGRRVYQGKDIRKYLGGLGLYILSSSKGIITDKEAREQGVGGEILFRIY is encoded by the coding sequence ATGCCTGTAACGGATTCTATTGCAGATTATATCACCCGTATCAGAAATGCGGGGAGAGCAAAAAACAAAACAACCGATATACCGTATTCAAAGCTCAGAGAAAATATTTCGGAATTGCTCGTGGCTAAAGGGTACATAAAAAGCTTTACGGTTATCACAACGGAACAGTTTCCGTTTATCCGTATCGATCTGAAATATTCCGCACTCGGCGAGCCGGCGATACGCGAAATCACCAGGGTGAGCAAGCCTGGCAGAAGAGTGTACCAGGGTAAGGATATCAGAAAGTATCTGGGTGGTCTCGGATTGTATATCCTTTCGTCGTCGAAGGGGATCATTACCGATAAAGAGGCCAGAGAGCAGGGCGTAGGTGGTGAAATCCTCTTCCGCATCTATTAA
- the rplF gene encoding 50S ribosomal protein L6: MSRIGKMPISLSNQAKIEISDANVKVTGPKGTLEQALVAQVTLQEENGVVTVQRVDETKKSKAMHGLYRMLISNMVEGVTKGFTRKLEIAGVGYRAELKNDLLALTLGYSHMIYFKAPDSIKIEVPDQTTILISGIDKALVGQVAAKIRSFRKPEPYRGKGIKYEGEVIRRKEGKAAGK; encoded by the coding sequence ATGTCAAGAATAGGAAAAATGCCGATATCCCTGAGCAATCAGGCGAAGATAGAGATCAGTGATGCCAATGTAAAGGTGACCGGCCCGAAAGGTACACTCGAGCAGGCTCTGGTTGCACAGGTAACCCTGCAGGAGGAGAACGGCGTTGTTACGGTGCAGAGGGTTGACGAGACCAAAAAGTCCAAAGCTATGCACGGTCTTTACAGGATGCTTATCAGCAATATGGTTGAGGGTGTCACAAAAGGATTTACCAGAAAACTCGAGATTGCCGGTGTCGGTTATCGCGCAGAGCTTAAAAACGATCTCCTGGCTCTTACGCTGGGATATTCGCATATGATTTATTTCAAGGCTCCGGACAGCATCAAAATTGAGGTGCCCGACCAGACCACTATTCTTATCAGCGGTATTGACAAAGCCCTTGTTGGTCAGGTTGCCGCAAAAATACGTTCGTTCCGCAAGCCTGAGCCGTACCGAGGCAAAGGTATCAAGTACGAAGGTGAGGTGATCCGCCGCAAGGAAGGTAAGGCAGCCGGTAAGTAA